From one Actinomycetes bacterium genomic stretch:
- a CDS encoding ABC transporter permease subunit produces the protein MKAALSIYVRWMRDRRRSTIMWTLGMVLIIVATAAFYPSLSSATGESLEDSSGAMSSLLGLSAGIDPSTPLGFLWIGLYANIVPWVLMALGIALGSAAIAGDEESGALEYLLSRPITRNEVVAGRFAAAFTILLVVSLLSALSLVASIPLFDLADSVTTTALDGTTSTAPGATAGDVAAGTFAAFAVGLGTMGLAFLIGGISGRKGITLGASSAIAIAGYVLYTLSEMTGSLDFLTWVSPWRWYIDDAMLINGLSWDVLFPFGMAVVGLLVGWFAFLRRDLQNS, from the coding sequence ATGAAGGCTGCTCTGAGCATCTATGTGCGCTGGATGCGCGACCGTCGCCGTTCCACGATCATGTGGACCCTCGGCATGGTGCTGATCATCGTCGCCACAGCGGCGTTCTATCCCAGCCTGTCATCGGCCACCGGCGAGTCCCTGGAAGACAGCAGCGGTGCCATGAGCTCCCTGCTGGGCCTCTCCGCGGGGATCGACCCTTCCACCCCGCTCGGGTTCCTGTGGATCGGGCTCTACGCAAACATCGTGCCCTGGGTGCTGATGGCGCTCGGCATCGCACTCGGCAGCGCTGCAATCGCGGGCGACGAGGAATCGGGGGCGCTCGAGTACCTGCTCTCGCGGCCGATCACGCGCAACGAAGTGGTGGCGGGCCGCTTCGCGGCAGCATTCACGATCCTGCTCGTGGTCTCGCTGCTCTCGGCTCTGTCCTTGGTGGCCTCGATCCCGTTGTTCGATCTCGCTGATTCCGTAACCACGACAGCCCTCGACGGCACCACGTCAACCGCGCCCGGAGCAACGGCTGGGGATGTGGCGGCCGGCACCTTCGCTGCCTTCGCCGTGGGACTCGGCACGATGGGGTTGGCTTTCCTCATAGGCGGGATCAGCGGGCGCAAGGGGATCACACTCGGTGCGTCGTCCGCGATCGCAATCGCCGGCTACGTGCTCTACACCCTCTCGGAGATGACCGGATCGCTCGACTTCCTCACCTGGGTGTCGCCGTGGCGCTGGTACATCGACGACGCGATGCTCATCAACGGCCTTAGCTGGGATGTCCTGTTCCCGTTCGGCATGGCCGTCGTCGGCCTGCTCGTAGGGTGGTTCGCGTTCCTGCGGCGCGACCTGCAGAACTCATGA
- a CDS encoding glycosyltransferase, with amino-acid sequence MWSAVLALVGWSAGWWLFGSPRLLGVRPGDVHPSTVYEVPPISIVIPARNESASLPNLLGDLSRARPIGSEVIVVDDCSTDDTRAIALGFDGVSVFDAGPTPDGWLGKSWACHIGAHAARSEVLIFLDADVRVEPGAIEAVIRELQSRGGLVSVEPYHEVEQHWEDASALFATVSVMGIGAGRSGEPMGAFGPVMATTRADYDLVGGHRAVRAEIVEDIALARRYSAADRSVSVMVGGPELRFRMYPDGPRSMVEGWTKNFATGAGSTPKPRLAAAVLWLAAMGTTISMLAGSMGQLGQAAGALTLCGLFAWQVGSMFSRLGNFSRLAGVLYPLWLAVFFAVFFRSLWATRVRRAVQWRGREVPLTLGSNA; translated from the coding sequence ATGTGGAGTGCAGTGCTGGCGCTGGTCGGCTGGTCTGCCGGGTGGTGGCTGTTCGGCTCGCCACGGCTCCTCGGTGTGAGACCCGGTGACGTCCATCCATCCACGGTCTACGAGGTGCCGCCGATCTCGATCGTCATCCCGGCACGCAACGAGTCGGCATCCCTGCCCAACTTGCTGGGCGACCTCTCGAGGGCGCGGCCGATCGGTTCCGAGGTGATCGTCGTCGACGACTGCTCCACCGACGACACCAGGGCGATCGCTCTGGGCTTCGACGGAGTCAGCGTGTTCGACGCAGGCCCCACACCTGACGGATGGCTCGGCAAATCGTGGGCATGCCACATCGGCGCCCACGCCGCCCGGTCCGAAGTGCTCATCTTCCTCGATGCAGATGTCCGCGTGGAGCCCGGTGCCATCGAGGCGGTCATCCGCGAGCTCCAGTCACGGGGTGGACTCGTGTCGGTGGAGCCCTACCACGAGGTCGAACAGCACTGGGAGGACGCATCGGCGCTGTTCGCAACCGTCTCGGTCATGGGCATCGGTGCGGGTCGCAGCGGAGAGCCGATGGGAGCGTTCGGCCCCGTCATGGCCACCACGCGCGCCGACTACGACCTGGTGGGTGGCCACCGGGCCGTGCGGGCCGAGATAGTGGAGGACATCGCCCTCGCCCGGCGCTACTCGGCTGCAGACCGCTCGGTCAGCGTGATGGTCGGGGGACCGGAACTCCGGTTCCGCATGTATCCGGACGGCCCTCGCTCGATGGTCGAGGGTTGGACCAAGAACTTCGCCACCGGTGCGGGCAGCACACCGAAGCCCAGGTTGGCCGCAGCGGTGCTCTGGCTCGCAGCCATGGGCACGACGATCTCGATGCTCGCCGGCTCGATGGGCCAACTCGGCCAGGCCGCCGGCGCCCTCACGTTGTGCGGGTTGTTCGCCTGGCAGGTCGGGTCCATGTTCTCGAGGCTGGGCAACTTCTCGCGTCTGGCCGGCGTGCTCTACCCGCTCTGGCTGGCCGTGTTCTTCGCCGTGTTCTTCCGCTCCCTGTGGGCGACCCGGGTGCGTCGTGCAGTCCAGTGGCGCGGCCGAGAGGTACCGCTCACCCTCGGGAGCAACGCTTGA
- a CDS encoding Rieske 2Fe-2S domain-containing protein, with translation MRWGESFYPPGFDLADPTQAVDDAPVPQPRWRVLARVTDLDAVEVRAFTVDELQMAAHLDERGRPVVLPAYCPHQGAHLGHGGTVESGCVRCPFHALHFDSDGNCIGRNPKRRSGSIDALKLEPVKTRVIHGWVEVLV, from the coding sequence ATGCGCTGGGGAGAGAGCTTCTATCCACCCGGCTTCGACCTGGCCGACCCAACGCAGGCTGTCGATGACGCCCCGGTGCCGCAGCCGCGGTGGCGGGTCCTCGCCCGGGTAACGGACCTCGACGCGGTGGAGGTGCGGGCATTCACCGTTGACGAGTTGCAGATGGCCGCTCACCTCGACGAGCGGGGACGTCCTGTGGTGCTACCCGCCTACTGCCCCCACCAGGGCGCCCACCTCGGGCACGGCGGCACCGTTGAGTCAGGTTGCGTGCGCTGTCCGTTCCACGCCCTTCACTTCGACTCCGACGGCAACTGCATCGGCCGCAACCCGAAGCGGCGCTCAGGCAGCATCGATGCGCTGAAACTTGAACCGGTGAAGACCCGGGTGATCCACGGTTGGGTCGAGGTCCTTGTCTGA
- a CDS encoding acyl--CoA ligase — translation MFRSGSACRCCFVLFFAGCGCDGCGSACKRRDLTLRQKLDIVSGSAKRGNEMPDEITLDPETVARYQFKGQDVPWLLDHRAEHRGEHPFLIWEPKSGEAKTWTWAEFAQATKEVAGGLAARGIGDGDTVLIHAENCPEAVIAWYAVARLGGVTVTTNTRSVAAELEYFLEHSAAKAVITQPQFASVVADTSAELDWVVVTGDNSGEAAPADQLDHGHDGFDSLYGDPDAVPELEADPLRPVGILFTSGTTSKPKAVVHTHGNVLWAAKVNPSNIDFTPDDTYLCYLPFFHVNTQGWAIWTVLGTGGTVVLQPKFSASRFWEVIHAHSVTHISLIPFVIKAMMAEPIPEHSVRVGVFGLIMPILDEMLGMRVIAAYGMTELVGHCIRSNPYESYPDMAMGKFAPGYDWMLVNHETGKPAEVGEMGEIWIRGIRGISVFLEYLNNPEANEKMFTGDGWCRTGDIARLEADGNIFYCDRDKDALKVGGENVSAREVEDVCRTVAGIDDIAVVAKSHEMLDMVPVAFVIRNEMGEPEEQMGAAIIEACKANLADFKVPRAVYFLDEFPTAELGKIAKKDLRDLADTYDQV, via the coding sequence ATGTTTCGCTCCGGTTCTGCTTGCCGCTGTTGCTTCGTGTTGTTCTTCGCCGGTTGCGGCTGCGACGGATGCGGCAGCGCCTGCAAACGCCGCGATCTGACGCTCCGTCAGAAGCTGGATATCGTCTCGGGATCCGCGAAACGGGGGAATGAAATGCCTGACGAGATCACGCTCGACCCGGAGACCGTTGCCCGCTACCAGTTCAAGGGACAGGACGTGCCTTGGCTTCTCGACCACCGTGCCGAGCACCGCGGCGAGCATCCCTTTCTCATCTGGGAACCGAAGTCGGGTGAGGCGAAGACCTGGACGTGGGCCGAATTCGCGCAGGCAACCAAGGAGGTTGCAGGCGGGCTCGCTGCCCGTGGAATCGGAGACGGCGACACAGTCCTCATCCACGCCGAGAACTGCCCCGAGGCCGTCATCGCGTGGTACGCCGTTGCGCGCCTTGGTGGCGTAACGGTCACCACCAACACCCGAAGCGTCGCAGCCGAACTCGAGTACTTCCTCGAGCACTCCGCAGCCAAGGCCGTCATCACCCAGCCGCAGTTCGCATCAGTAGTGGCCGACACGAGCGCCGAACTCGATTGGGTGGTCGTGACGGGCGACAACTCCGGTGAGGCTGCTCCTGCGGACCAGCTCGACCACGGCCACGACGGCTTCGATTCCCTCTACGGCGACCCCGACGCCGTTCCCGAGCTCGAAGCAGACCCGCTGCGGCCAGTCGGCATCCTGTTCACGTCTGGCACCACCTCGAAGCCGAAGGCCGTCGTGCACACGCACGGCAACGTGCTGTGGGCCGCCAAGGTCAACCCCTCCAACATCGACTTCACTCCCGACGACACCTACCTCTGCTACCTGCCGTTCTTCCACGTCAACACGCAGGGCTGGGCGATCTGGACCGTTCTCGGCACCGGCGGCACCGTGGTGCTGCAGCCGAAGTTCTCGGCGTCGCGGTTCTGGGAGGTCATCCACGCCCATTCGGTCACGCACATCTCGCTGATCCCGTTCGTGATCAAGGCGATGATGGCCGAACCGATCCCGGAGCACTCCGTGCGCGTCGGTGTGTTCGGGCTGATCATGCCGATCCTCGACGAGATGCTTGGCATGCGGGTCATCGCTGCCTATGGCATGACCGAACTGGTCGGCCACTGCATCCGTTCCAACCCCTATGAGTCGTACCCCGACATGGCGATGGGCAAGTTCGCACCCGGGTATGACTGGATGCTCGTCAACCACGAGACCGGCAAGCCCGCCGAGGTCGGAGAGATGGGCGAGATCTGGATCCGCGGAATCCGCGGGATATCGGTGTTCCTCGAGTACCTCAACAATCCCGAGGCCAATGAGAAGATGTTCACCGGCGACGGCTGGTGCCGCACCGGCGACATCGCCCGCCTGGAAGCCGACGGCAACATCTTCTACTGCGACCGCGACAAGGACGCCCTCAAGGTCGGCGGCGAGAACGTGTCGGCCCGCGAGGTCGAGGACGTCTGCCGCACCGTTGCCGGCATCGACGACATCGCTGTGGTCGCCAAGAGCCATGAGATGCTCGACATGGTCCCGGTCGCGTTCGTGATCCGCAACGAGATGGGCGAGCCCGAGGAGCAGATGGGCGCGGCGATCATCGAGGCGTGCAAGGCCAACCTGGCCGACTTCAAGGTTCCCAGGGCCGTCTACTTCCTCGATGAGTTCCCCACCGCGGAGCTCGGCAAGATCGCCAAGAAGGACCTGCGCGACCTGGCTGACACGTACGACCAGGTCTGA
- a CDS encoding PKD domain-containing protein translates to MRTKASAVLVMLAAITLIAVSCTTPSGGGGPTNTPPTAVISAAPLSGQAPLDVSFSGLLSSDAGGSVVAYDWDFGDGNSSSDAEPSHTYSSAGDFTVTLTVTDNGGATDTATESVSVQIDTSGATLVDDDGGADTATCGTLAEPCASISHANGRAAAEGNTELWVAEGTYASFSVSDGISVLGGYAADFGGAGGATVVDGAFDGTAGVSAAVIAQGISSATTVSDLTASGADETGQAREALGVYVDGGGSGLTLNNLTIAGGQSGTHATGLLVDGATVSVEDSAITSGTPSGAGNSAHGIRAINGATVNATGGMVGSADGIAGTAGGAAPAAAPAGCTGSGGANASGPSSPGNGGAGCGSGTSGSGSGGRGGDYSGSGNGGSVGGGGAAGGNGGCGSLFGCGTNPGGGSAGSNGAAGVGGTGAGDTVGGTETYIGQSGSAGTNGSSGAGGGGGGGGKSASASGGGGGAGGGGGAGGAAATTGGSAGGGSFGVYSHDSSINLTGVSVSAGAGGAGGAGQAGGAGGNGGNGGNGGNKSCCEASGGGGGGAGGSGGGGGGAGGGAAGPSIAVLNTGSGTASLNGGTLNASAVAAGGAGGAGGASGAAGSGGAGGDCALIGSCGPGAGGGSGTGNGGGAGSNGADGLTLGAWDNGATTAPSGSTTTTTIPGTTTTTTTTAPPAPVHTAVDKLCRTSAVGQTSFDANATGASVLAPATVAQGSTFDIELTPDPMAVPTSGGGYPISYIANVYFKYTVPAGTTFVNATVAGGSNIGAGTPTVSESGGEIVLLVPGSLAPGVTANFPTITATLQATGSVGSTIETQYAGTSHEDASLIFSTRVSGVPLLGSITTTSYCYANVSNPILSTTSIV, encoded by the coding sequence ATGCGCACCAAGGCTTCGGCTGTCCTTGTCATGCTCGCCGCGATCACGTTGATCGCCGTCTCATGCACGACCCCCTCGGGAGGTGGAGGCCCGACCAACACTCCTCCCACGGCGGTCATCAGCGCTGCGCCCTTGAGCGGCCAGGCACCGCTCGACGTGTCCTTCTCGGGCCTGCTCAGCTCTGACGCAGGTGGCTCCGTGGTCGCCTATGACTGGGACTTCGGCGACGGCAACAGCTCCAGCGACGCCGAGCCTTCGCACACCTACTCCTCGGCCGGCGACTTCACGGTCACGCTCACGGTGACCGACAACGGCGGGGCGACCGACACTGCGACCGAGTCGGTCAGCGTTCAGATCGACACCTCGGGAGCAACTCTCGTCGATGACGACGGCGGCGCCGACACCGCGACGTGCGGCACCCTGGCCGAGCCCTGTGCCTCGATCTCCCACGCCAACGGCCGCGCAGCCGCAGAAGGCAACACCGAGCTGTGGGTTGCCGAAGGCACCTACGCCTCGTTCAGCGTCTCCGATGGGATCAGCGTGCTCGGCGGCTACGCCGCGGACTTCGGTGGTGCCGGCGGCGCGACGGTCGTGGACGGCGCCTTCGACGGCACAGCCGGCGTGTCCGCAGCAGTCATCGCCCAGGGCATCTCCTCGGCCACCACTGTTTCGGACCTCACCGCAAGCGGTGCCGACGAAACCGGCCAGGCCCGCGAGGCCCTCGGCGTGTACGTCGACGGCGGCGGCAGCGGCCTCACGCTCAACAACCTCACCATCGCGGGCGGCCAGAGCGGCACCCATGCAACCGGCTTGCTGGTCGACGGCGCAACGGTTTCGGTCGAGGACTCGGCGATCACTTCCGGCACCCCCAGCGGTGCCGGCAACAGCGCCCACGGAATCCGCGCTATCAACGGTGCGACCGTCAACGCCACCGGCGGCATGGTCGGTTCTGCTGACGGCATTGCAGGCACCGCTGGTGGCGCCGCACCGGCCGCAGCGCCTGCCGGCTGCACCGGCAGCGGTGGCGCCAACGCAAGCGGTCCCTCCTCTCCGGGCAATGGTGGGGCAGGATGCGGCTCCGGCACCAGCGGTTCCGGCTCCGGCGGCCGTGGTGGTGACTACAGCGGCTCCGGCAACGGTGGTTCGGTCGGCGGCGGCGGGGCCGCCGGCGGCAACGGCGGCTGCGGCAGCCTCTTTGGCTGCGGCACCAACCCGGGCGGCGGATCGGCAGGCTCCAACGGCGCCGCAGGTGTCGGTGGCACAGGTGCCGGCGACACCGTCGGCGGCACGGAGACCTACATCGGCCAGTCCGGCTCGGCCGGCACCAACGGTTCGAGCGGCGCTGGCGGCGGCGGTGGCGGTGGCGGCAAGTCCGCTTCTGCTTCCGGTGGCGGTGGTGGCGCCGGCGGTGGTGGCGGTGCAGGAGGTGCTGCAGCCACGACCGGTGGTAGCGCAGGCGGCGGCTCGTTCGGTGTCTACAGCCACGACTCCTCGATCAACCTGACCGGCGTTTCTGTCTCGGCCGGTGCCGGTGGCGCAGGTGGCGCAGGCCAGGCCGGCGGAGCCGGCGGCAACGGCGGCAACGGCGGCAACGGCGGCAACAAGTCCTGCTGCGAGGCCTCTGGCGGCGGCGGCGGCGGCGCCGGCGGGTCCGGCGGTGGTGGCGGCGGCGCTGGCGGCGGTGCCGCTGGCCCGTCGATCGCAGTTCTCAACACTGGTTCGGGAACGGCTTCGCTCAACGGCGGCACACTCAACGCCTCCGCAGTGGCTGCAGGCGGCGCGGGGGGCGCAGGCGGCGCTTCGGGAGCTGCAGGCTCTGGCGGCGCCGGTGGCGACTGTGCGCTGATCGGTTCATGTGGCCCGGGCGCGGGCGGCGGCTCCGGCACCGGCAACGGCGGCGGTGCAGGTTCGAACGGCGCCGACGGCCTCACGCTGGGCGCCTGGGACAACGGCGCCACGACGGCGCCGAGCGGCTCCACGACCACCACGACGATCCCGGGCACCACCACGACCACCACGACCACGGCTCCGCCGGCACCGGTTCACACCGCGGTCGACAAGCTGTGCCGCACCAGCGCAGTCGGCCAGACGTCCTTTGACGCCAACGCCACCGGTGCCTCGGTGCTCGCACCGGCCACGGTGGCCCAGGGCTCGACGTTCGACATCGAGTTGACGCCGGACCCGATGGCAGTGCCCACCTCAGGCGGGGGCTACCCGATCTCCTACATCGCGAACGTGTACTTCAAGTACACGGTTCCGGCTGGAACGACCTTCGTGAACGCAACCGTTGCCGGCGGCAGCAACATCGGGGCAGGCACTCCGACAGTGTCGGAGAGCGGCGGCGAGATAGTGCTGCTGGTCCCCGGCTCCCTGGCCCCCGGCGTCACCGCGAACTTCCCGACGATCACGGCAACTCTGCAAGCCACCGGCTCTGTGGGCAGCACGATCGAGACCCAGTACGCGGGCACCAGCCACGAAGATGCCTCGCTGATCTTCAGCACCAGGGTCAGCGGTGTGCCACTGCTCGGTTCGATCACCACGACCTCGTACTGCTACGCAAACGTGAGCAACCCGATCCTCAGCACGACTTCGATCGTCTGA
- a CDS encoding ABC transporter ATP-binding protein — translation MATAIETDALTKKWGELVAVNSLDLSVREGECYAFLGRNGSGKSTTARMLLDFLRPTSGTSKVLGGSGADPSIRSRVGYLPGDLNLPRTMDGNDAFDFFGGLSGSAHDPERDSLVERFGLDPTRPFRELSTGNRRKVGLVLAFMGDPELLILDEPTSGLDPVLQEEFRDLLAERKARGATIWLTSHVMAEVERVADRVGLIRDGVMAEELEMADVARQAASRIKLTFDGAVTASAFDGVPNVAEARDEGGAVLLSMDGPVADMLTRAGELGATGIETEHQDLDDVFLDLFDKKGGGS, via the coding sequence ATGGCAACTGCGATCGAGACAGATGCGCTCACCAAGAAGTGGGGGGAACTGGTGGCCGTCAATTCGCTCGACCTGTCCGTGAGGGAGGGTGAGTGTTACGCCTTCCTCGGCCGCAACGGCTCCGGCAAGTCGACCACGGCGAGGATGCTGCTCGACTTCCTGCGCCCCACCTCGGGCACCTCGAAGGTGCTGGGCGGTTCCGGGGCCGACCCGTCGATCCGTTCCAGGGTCGGGTACCTGCCGGGCGACCTGAACCTGCCGAGGACCATGGACGGCAACGACGCCTTCGACTTCTTCGGTGGGTTGTCGGGCAGCGCCCACGATCCCGAGCGCGACTCACTCGTCGAGCGCTTCGGCCTCGATCCCACGAGGCCGTTCCGGGAGTTGAGCACCGGCAACCGCCGCAAGGTCGGGCTCGTGCTGGCCTTCATGGGCGACCCCGAGCTCCTGATCCTCGACGAGCCGACCAGTGGGCTCGACCCGGTGCTGCAGGAAGAGTTCCGCGACCTTCTCGCCGAGCGGAAGGCACGCGGGGCCACCATCTGGCTCACCTCCCATGTGATGGCCGAGGTGGAGCGCGTCGCCGACCGTGTCGGGCTCATCCGCGATGGCGTCATGGCCGAGGAACTGGAGATGGCCGATGTGGCCCGACAGGCGGCCAGCCGGATCAAGCTCACCTTCGACGGTGCTGTCACGGCATCCGCGTTCGATGGGGTGCCCAACGTCGCCGAAGCACGCGATGAGGGTGGCGCTGTCCTGTTGTCCATGGACGGACCGGTCGCCGACATGCTCACCCGGGCAGGGGAATTGGGTGCCACCGGCATAGAGACGGAGCACCAGGACCTCGACGATGTGTTCCTCGACCTGTTCGACAAGAAGGGGGGTGGGTCATGA
- a CDS encoding 1,4-beta-xylanase: MNVRRCMRFTVFALFAVAVVSVVAGCSTGTGEEAATEPASNAEPRTEGAEPPVDCLARPDECSLADVARQAGFLVGAATDSDLIDDPAYADVLAAEFNSLTAEREMKWQDLQPARGEFDFAGADEVVDFARANEMEVKGHTLLWAQQFIDATPDWVEEITDPAELRAVMRAHFAEVLGHFGDSVDRWDVVNEPLETLGTGVYDNHFRQVLGDGYIDEAFLLADELAPDTRLFINEAAVENSPQKAEALYQLVSAMVQRGVPIDGVGLQGHFLGDLPAPGSIEALLSRFGDLGLEVAITELDVVTPPSGPDPQAQAGHYEQVVSECIAAGCREVTVWGVHDAQSWLDDFLNRDNTDPLLFDDELEPKAAYDSTKRAIAGSAG; encoded by the coding sequence ATGAACGTTCGCCGTTGCATGCGGTTCACCGTCTTCGCGCTGTTTGCCGTCGCTGTGGTGTCGGTCGTCGCTGGATGCAGCACCGGTACCGGCGAGGAGGCGGCAACAGAACCGGCTTCGAACGCTGAACCGCGCACAGAAGGCGCGGAACCCCCCGTCGACTGCCTGGCCAGGCCGGACGAGTGCTCCCTTGCCGATGTCGCGAGGCAGGCCGGCTTCCTTGTCGGTGCCGCCACCGACTCGGACCTGATTGACGACCCCGCGTACGCCGATGTGCTGGCCGCGGAATTCAACTCGCTGACCGCCGAGCGCGAGATGAAGTGGCAGGACCTCCAACCGGCCCGCGGCGAGTTCGACTTCGCGGGCGCCGACGAGGTCGTCGACTTCGCACGGGCCAACGAAATGGAAGTCAAGGGCCACACCCTTCTATGGGCGCAGCAGTTCATCGATGCCACCCCCGACTGGGTGGAGGAGATCACCGACCCGGCAGAGCTGCGGGCGGTGATGCGTGCGCACTTCGCAGAGGTGCTGGGCCACTTCGGTGATTCGGTGGATCGATGGGATGTGGTCAACGAGCCGCTCGAGACGCTCGGAACCGGGGTCTACGACAACCATTTCCGCCAGGTGCTGGGTGACGGCTACATCGACGAGGCGTTCCTCCTCGCCGACGAGTTGGCGCCCGACACGAGGTTGTTCATAAACGAGGCGGCAGTCGAGAACTCGCCGCAGAAGGCGGAGGCGCTGTACCAGCTCGTATCCGCGATGGTGCAGCGTGGCGTGCCGATCGACGGGGTGGGCCTGCAGGGCCACTTCCTCGGAGACCTGCCGGCGCCGGGCTCGATCGAGGCCCTCTTGTCAAGGTTCGGGGATCTCGGCCTCGAGGTGGCGATCACCGAGCTCGACGTGGTCACGCCGCCATCGGGACCCGACCCACAGGCGCAGGCCGGCCACTACGAACAGGTGGTGTCGGAATGCATCGCGGCCGGGTGCCGCGAGGTCACGGTCTGGGGTGTGCACGACGCCCAGAGCTGGCTCGACGACTTCCTGAACCGTGACAACACGGATCCGCTGCTGTTCGACGACGAGTTGGAGCCCAAGGCTGCTTACGACTCGACCAAGCGGGCCATTGCCGGGTCAGCAGGCTGA